Part of the Rhodococcus sp. OK302 genome is shown below.
TCGTCGATTCCGCGTTCGGCAAGGATGTCGTCGTCAAGACCGCGATGTACGACGCGCATCTCCCGGTCCTCGTCTTCCTCGAAGCTGTCGAGGAAGACGCGCAGGACCATCAGATCAGGATTGGCGTCGAGTACGCCTGAGCTGATCTCAGCGTCGGTAAGCCGATGAGTGAGCACACGGTGCTCGAAGAGTGTGTCGAGAGCTGCGTAACGCTCCCCACTCAAATACCCGAGCAGTGGATCTTCGACATACTCCACAAACTCCGTCATGTCGTCGGCCGTGCCATGCCCGGCCTCGGCCAGCAAGTTTCCCCAGTCCGCCGCGGTCTGAGGGCCATGCTGACGCAACAACTCCATCGCAGCTTCGGCGATCAAGTCATTAGGATCCATCGGTTCGGTCACCTATATAACTTTAACGGGTTGACACTTCCTAGGTCAGACAGCATCAGTCGGAGGTGAAGGTTGTGTCGAACAGTGGCGACCAAAGCGTCTCTAACTCAGCACCGTCACCAACTCGACAGGATCGATAACATCCGCGGCCAGAACCCGGAGCACATCCGCAACCTGCTGATCAGAGGTGAGTACGACGCCACCGACGGCCTGAGTCGTCGATCCGGCTACCAAGATTCGAGCACTGAGAACATCGCCGGCCTGACCTGCAGCTCCCACCTTCACGGTCTCTCCGGTTCGGCGATCGACCAATGCCGTTCCCTCGGAGTTCACGTCGTACACGGAGCGCCGCGTTCCCAGCCACTCGGTAGCAGTAGCGAGATCCTTCTCCGAAAGCAGTTCACCGCGTCGGGTAAGGAATTCGGCAAAAAGCCCATCTTCGAAGAGGGCGACGTCCAGTGCCGGTCCCTCGAAGATCGTTCTGCTCCGCAGGGCATCTTCGCTCAGGTTCACGCTCGCCAGGTTGTCGAGTTCGACCAACCTGTCGGCAAATTCGGAGGCAAAGGCGAACATGCATGCCTTCTTGTACAACCAGCGGCCGTCTTCGAGTATCGACTCGTCGATCTTGCCCAGGTGGCAAACCTTGTATTTTCGGCCGGATCCGCACCAGCACTTGTCGTTCCGTCCCAGTTCGAGGTGCTCGACTGGCAAGAATGCCTGCAGAACCTCATGGAGGACTTCTTGGGTCCCTCCGTCAATTCTACCCAGCAGTGACAATGCCCGATTCACATCTCCGCGATCGGATGCGAACTGTGCCAACTCGAAAAGTGCTGGGCCCCAATCAGCTTCCCACTCCAGCGACTTCTCGTAGTGCGTCTCGGCTTCAAGAACCCGTCCGAGTCGATCTGCCGCTTTGCCGGCCAGCCAATGGGCCGCCGGCTTCAGCGCACGCTGTCCCTGCCTGGTCAATTCGAGGCCAAGAGCCTCGAGAATCGTGTCGGTCACCAGATCTTGATTGCGGAACCCCAGATCGAAGACCGCCACCGCAACCCCTGGATCAGCAAGGGATGCAAACGAATCGGGCACTGCGGCAATGTGCCGACGAGCCCAGTCCTGCACATCGAAGTTGTCAATTGCCGCATCGGTATAGCCGCGATCAGCAAGATCCACGAATGCCACGACGGTTGCTGCTTCGTCGTGACCAAGGCTGTACCTCGATGCCACCGAAGCGGTGCGGAGTTGCACATCGTATGCAATGAAGTCGAACCCGCGCTCGGCAAGCAGCTCTCGCTGATGCTCGTACCCGGCCGCTTCGAACAGTTCACCGAGCGGCGGGCTCGGAACCGTGAACAGTTCAGGATCTTCGATCAGAAGTTGCCAGGACGCTGAATCCAGTGCTTCCACACCATTAGCAGCAAATATCTTTCCGAGAACCGGCGCAAGATCCGGCTCGTCCTCGACCTCGGCGGCGCGCAACGTCAACTGTCCGTCCTCGACGGCAAGTCCAACCAGATCACCAGCCGAGTAATCAGCGAGTGAGCTTGGCGGCAGAATTACGACGCGGCGACTGCCCGCCGATTCAAAACCGCGCTCGTTCAGCAGTTCAGTCTCGTATTCGACTTCCACGACGCGCAATCCGTCGGTGACGTTGACAAATCCTAGGATCGGATCCAGATCGGGGCTGGCTTCGAGCACATTCGCGGAGATTTCGATATCACTCAGGCGGTGTGTGAACACCAGACCTTCAAGAAGAGCATCCAGAGCGACGTACTTGTCTCCGGGGAGAAACCCCACCATGGGATCGTCGAGGAGCTCGAGAACTTCGGCAATCTCGTCTACCGATCCGAATTCTCCGAGCGCGAGCGCCCACTGTTCCAGACTCAGCGGGCCCGACTCACGCAAAGCTGCCATGGCAGCAGTTGCGAAGGCAGCATCGGCAGCATCTTCAGGGGAATCAACAGAGGAAACGGTCACTGCTCAATGGTAGGCGACCACGGCTGTCGATCTACCCGCATCGACTAGCTGAGACCACTCAAACCTTCACCGAGCACAATCACCCCGAGCAGTGCCAAGATCGCGGTCATCATGACTGCGTTGTTCGCGGTCATCCAGGCTTTGACTGAGTCGAGCACCGACGCGGCGCGATCACCGAGAGCCACATTGACCACAACCGGGGCAGCGACGCCGACACTTGCAATGACAG
Proteins encoded:
- a CDS encoding SEC-C domain-containing protein, which gives rise to MTVSSVDSPEDAADAAFATAAMAALRESGPLSLEQWALALGEFGSVDEIAEVLELLDDPMVGFLPGDKYVALDALLEGLVFTHRLSDIEISANVLEASPDLDPILGFVNVTDGLRVVEVEYETELLNERGFESAGSRRVVILPPSSLADYSAGDLVGLAVEDGQLTLRAAEVEDEPDLAPVLGKIFAANGVEALDSASWQLLIEDPELFTVPSPPLGELFEAAGYEHQRELLAERGFDFIAYDVQLRTASVASRYSLGHDEAATVVAFVDLADRGYTDAAIDNFDVQDWARRHIAAVPDSFASLADPGVAVAVFDLGFRNQDLVTDTILEALGLELTRQGQRALKPAAHWLAGKAADRLGRVLEAETHYEKSLEWEADWGPALFELAQFASDRGDVNRALSLLGRIDGGTQEVLHEVLQAFLPVEHLELGRNDKCWCGSGRKYKVCHLGKIDESILEDGRWLYKKACMFAFASEFADRLVELDNLASVNLSEDALRSRTIFEGPALDVALFEDGLFAEFLTRRGELLSEKDLATATEWLGTRRSVYDVNSEGTALVDRRTGETVKVGAAGQAGDVLSARILVAGSTTQAVGGVVLTSDQQVADVLRVLAADVIDPVELVTVLS